Proteins encoded in a region of the Candidatus Scalindua japonica genome:
- a CDS encoding glycosyltransferase — MEMFISAVKELGTLDMLFYVPSDIDTSKSAVAKFQQSLSSYWDVDIKLFLCPRVEHKERMTRWGLYGAGAFSFFKQLRSAGTSGLRQVQAFRDCLQRKPTSIIAHRLESICPLLLTNHTDIPVYFDLDDIEHVALIRNIGQPPRWMGKPLLYLQVPALWWGERRAIKMARKTFVCSEKDRNYLQNFWGLSGVRVVPNAAAIPKPLSHTNSQVLLFIGSYNYTPNVIAAEYLINKIWPYVYKAVPDARLLIAGTYPENISCFKTKIPGVEFTGFVDDLDKLYQQSRVICCPILSGGGTRLKIIEAAAYGKPVVSTTIGAEGIEMYDGRELLLRDDPASFAEACIDLLNSINLCNKLGSAAREVTIRNYDRNNVIRLIKQYITEVNE; from the coding sequence ATGGAAATGTTTATAAGTGCTGTAAAAGAGCTTGGTACTCTTGATATGTTATTTTATGTACCTTCTGATATAGATACTTCCAAATCCGCAGTAGCAAAATTTCAACAGTCTCTCTCCTCATACTGGGACGTTGATATTAAATTATTTCTCTGCCCGAGGGTTGAGCATAAAGAGAGGATGACACGTTGGGGTCTTTATGGGGCAGGAGCTTTCAGTTTCTTCAAACAGCTAAGATCTGCCGGTACAAGCGGGTTGCGCCAGGTACAGGCTTTCAGGGATTGTCTGCAGCGCAAACCTACATCGATCATCGCTCACAGGTTAGAATCGATCTGTCCATTGTTACTTACAAACCACACAGACATACCTGTCTATTTTGACCTGGATGATATTGAGCATGTGGCATTAATACGTAATATTGGTCAGCCTCCGAGATGGATGGGGAAACCACTACTATATTTACAGGTACCGGCACTATGGTGGGGTGAACGCCGGGCAATTAAAATGGCAAGGAAAACTTTTGTCTGTTCGGAAAAAGACCGTAACTATCTTCAGAATTTTTGGGGATTGTCTGGCGTTCGCGTTGTGCCAAATGCGGCTGCTATTCCAAAGCCACTTTCTCATACAAATTCACAGGTACTGCTATTTATTGGCAGCTACAATTATACGCCGAATGTTATTGCGGCAGAGTACTTGATCAATAAAATATGGCCTTATGTATACAAGGCAGTGCCTGATGCCCGATTATTAATTGCCGGGACCTATCCGGAGAATATTAGCTGTTTTAAAACAAAAATCCCAGGAGTTGAGTTTACAGGTTTTGTGGATGATCTTGACAAGTTATATCAACAGTCGAGAGTTATCTGTTGTCCCATCCTTTCCGGCGGAGGAACACGTCTTAAAATAATTGAGGCAGCGGCTTATGGTAAACCGGTTGTCTCGACTACAATTGGAGCAGAAGGTATTGAAATGTATGATGGGCGGGAGTTGCTTTTACGCGATGATCCCGCGTCTTTTGCTGAAGCATGTATTGATTTACTCAATAGTATCAATTTATGCAATAAATTGGGTTCTGCCGCACGGGAGGTGACAATCCGTAATTATGATCGAAATAATGTCATTCGCTTAATTAAGCAATATATAACGGAGGTAAATGAGTGA
- a CDS encoding ABC transporter ATP-binding protein, producing MNDSEVLIKVENVSKKFCRKLKRSLWYGMKDLGSELIGRSNSHRDLRKDEFWALDDVSFELKRGECLGLIGPNGSGKSTLLKMLNGLIKPDKGKITMRGRVGALIELGAGFNPILTGKENIYINGSVLGFTEEEISNKFESILEFAEIGKFIDTPVQNYSSGMKVRLGFAVAAHMEPDILIIDEVLAVGDIGFRIKCMNAIDRISRNASIVFVSHSMPAVSRICSRVVVLNLSNIVFQGYNVSKGIEQYYSIFQRSKTQILGRGKTSIHEIKLYSDNKKESDNSIFKINYLDNLYIEMSFSVHLEIKRCLINIAFLNQEMIPVAQCYSINSDLEIVNNGEILRFQIKFPKFQLNPGIYSIDVSIVEELENGKIGEILSRYESIKNFQIVGDVVGWASIQFQGEWTII from the coding sequence ATGAACGATAGCGAAGTATTAATAAAAGTCGAAAACGTCTCCAAAAAATTCTGCCGCAAGCTGAAACGCAGCCTCTGGTATGGTATGAAGGATTTAGGCTCTGAACTCATAGGGCGCAGCAATAGTCACAGAGATCTAAGGAAAGATGAATTCTGGGCGCTTGACGATGTCTCCTTTGAACTGAAACGTGGTGAGTGCCTTGGATTGATCGGTCCGAATGGGTCGGGGAAGAGTACTCTGCTTAAAATGCTGAACGGCCTCATCAAGCCGGATAAAGGTAAAATAACCATGCGTGGACGTGTGGGCGCCCTGATCGAACTGGGAGCAGGTTTTAATCCAATTCTGACAGGAAAGGAAAATATATATATCAATGGCTCTGTCCTCGGTTTTACGGAAGAGGAAATATCAAACAAATTTGAAAGTATACTTGAATTTGCGGAGATAGGTAAATTTATTGATACACCGGTCCAAAACTACAGTTCAGGAATGAAAGTACGACTTGGATTCGCGGTTGCAGCCCACATGGAGCCTGATATTTTGATAATTGATGAAGTGCTGGCAGTTGGAGATATAGGGTTTAGAATTAAATGTATGAATGCAATTGATAGAATATCCAGGAATGCTTCTATTGTATTTGTATCTCATTCAATGCCAGCAGTTTCCAGGATATGTTCAAGGGTTGTCGTATTAAATTTATCCAATATTGTCTTCCAGGGATATAATGTATCGAAGGGAATTGAGCAATATTATTCTATATTTCAACGTTCAAAAACTCAAATCTTAGGAAGAGGAAAAACGTCAATTCATGAAATCAAACTCTATTCTGATAATAAGAAGGAATCAGATAATTCAATATTTAAGATAAATTATTTAGATAATTTATATATAGAAATGAGTTTTTCAGTTCATCTTGAAATTAAACGTTGCTTGATTAATATTGCGTTTTTGAACCAGGAGATGATTCCAGTCGCCCAATGTTACTCTATAAACTCTGATTTAGAAATTGTCAATAACGGGGAAATATTAAGATTTCAAATAAAATTCCCAAAATTTCAACTCAATCCAGGTATTTATTCTATTGATGTTTCTATTGTAGAAGAATTGGAAAACGGTAAAATTGGGGAAATTCTCTCAAGATATGAGTCGATAAAAAATTTCCAGATAGTTGGTGATGTGGTAGGTTGGGCGTCAATTCAGTTCCAGGGAGAGTGGACTATTATATAA
- a CDS encoding sulfotransferase, whose amino-acid sequence MKRRNKHQKNENLEIILKEINSILCPIEDKIIENYRMPEYPIVLITGCARSGSTLLLQWLAGLGYFCYPSNILSRFYGAPCIGAKIQLMLTKYDFNNEIFDFNEEVPFESVLGKTKGALAPNEFWYFWRRFFPYGEIQYLDEQSLKQVDADKFVAELAAVEAVFNKPVALKGLIINWNIPYVSSIFDKILFINVKRHPFYSIQSLLDARVKYYGNRKAWYSFKPREYEGLKDLEPCRQVAGQVFHTNCAIEKGLSQIDAKRCLNVNYEEFCMDPEKIFQQIVNKLADQGYRADWRYTGQDSFQPTNQIRLPEEEGEKVIESYKFFSGEELVL is encoded by the coding sequence ATGAAAAGGAGAAACAAGCATCAAAAAAATGAAAACCTAGAGATTATATTAAAGGAAATTAACAGCATCTTATGTCCGATTGAGGATAAAATCATAGAAAACTATAGAATGCCAGAATATCCAATAGTTTTAATCACTGGATGCGCAAGATCAGGTTCTACACTATTATTGCAGTGGCTAGCAGGTTTAGGGTATTTTTGTTACCCATCAAATATACTATCGAGGTTTTATGGTGCTCCGTGTATAGGTGCTAAAATTCAATTGATGCTGACAAAATATGACTTTAATAATGAAATATTCGATTTTAATGAGGAAGTTCCTTTTGAATCTGTTCTTGGTAAAACTAAGGGAGCTTTAGCTCCCAATGAATTCTGGTATTTCTGGAGACGTTTTTTCCCATATGGAGAAATTCAATATCTGGACGAACAATCTTTGAAACAGGTTGACGCTGACAAATTTGTAGCCGAGCTAGCAGCCGTTGAGGCAGTATTCAATAAACCTGTTGCTTTAAAAGGTTTGATCATAAATTGGAATATCCCTTATGTCTCCAGCATATTTGATAAGATTTTATTCATCAATGTTAAGCGTCATCCGTTTTATAGCATTCAATCACTATTAGACGCCAGAGTCAAGTATTACGGTAATCGAAAGGCATGGTATTCGTTCAAACCGAGAGAATATGAGGGACTCAAAGACCTTGAACCGTGCAGACAGGTTGCGGGACAAGTGTTTCATACGAATTGTGCTATCGAAAAAGGGCTTAGCCAAATTGATGCTAAACGATGTCTGAACGTCAACTATGAAGAGTTTTGTATGGACCCAGAGAAAATTTTTCAACAGATTGTTAATAAATTAGCAGATCAGGGTTACAGGGCAGATTGGCGTTATACAGGACAGGATAGTTTTCAACCCACAAATCAGATTCGATTGCCAGAAGAGGAAGGCGAAAAAGTCATTGAATCTTACAAGTTTTTTTCAGGTGAGGAGTTAGTATTATGA
- a CDS encoding aminotransferase class I/II-fold pyridoxal phosphate-dependent enzyme: protein MIKTVKNLAIFGGKPAFNEVLHVGCPNIGNRQRFLKYINDILDQRWLTNRGHYVREFEQKIADLIGVKHCIAMCNGTVALEIAIRALDLRGEVIIPSFTFIATAHALQWQEITPVFCDIDPDSHNIDPGRVEELITPRTTGIIGVHIWGRPCDVKALAEIAQRRNLKLLYDAAHAFACSHSGQKIGNFGDAEVFSFHATKFFNSLEGGAVVTNNDELATKIRLMKNFGFDGMDNVTYIGTNGKMNEVSAAMGLVSLESLDEFININRQNYDLYHNYLSCISGINLQRYDESEDNNFHYIIMEIDIDKIEISRDQLMNILHAENVRVRRYFYPSCHRMEPYRSYYPTAGLLLPETEKLSERVLCLPTGSAVRPEDIKEICQIIGFAVEHGDEISSRLTERQE from the coding sequence ATGATTAAAACAGTAAAAAATCTGGCAATCTTCGGTGGTAAGCCGGCTTTCAACGAAGTGCTTCATGTTGGTTGTCCAAACATTGGTAACCGTCAAAGGTTTTTGAAGTATATCAACGATATACTCGATCAGCGTTGGTTGACTAACAGAGGTCACTATGTGCGAGAATTTGAGCAAAAAATAGCTGATCTGATTGGTGTAAAACACTGTATTGCAATGTGCAATGGTACGGTGGCATTGGAGATTGCAATCAGGGCTTTAGACCTCAGGGGGGAGGTTATTATTCCTTCCTTTACTTTCATCGCTACGGCCCATGCATTACAGTGGCAGGAAATAACGCCGGTGTTCTGTGACATAGACCCTGACTCTCATAATATTGATCCGGGCCGAGTTGAAGAATTGATCACACCTCGTACAACCGGCATCATCGGTGTACATATCTGGGGACGTCCTTGTGATGTAAAAGCTTTAGCAGAGATTGCGCAAAGAAGGAATCTGAAGCTGTTGTATGATGCGGCCCATGCGTTTGCATGCTCGCACAGCGGGCAGAAGATTGGCAACTTTGGTGATGCGGAGGTATTCAGCTTCCATGCAACTAAGTTTTTCAACTCTCTTGAGGGAGGGGCCGTTGTAACGAATAATGATGAATTAGCAACTAAGATCAGGCTGATGAAGAATTTTGGTTTTGATGGGATGGACAATGTGACTTATATCGGAACAAATGGTAAGATGAACGAGGTATCTGCAGCGATGGGTTTGGTTTCATTGGAAAGTTTAGACGAATTCATTAACATAAACCGGCAAAACTATGATTTGTACCACAATTATTTGTCTTGTATCTCAGGAATCAACCTGCAACGCTATGATGAAAGTGAGGATAATAATTTCCATTATATAATTATGGAAATAGATATTGATAAGATAGAAATTAGTCGTGACCAGTTGATGAATATTCTCCATGCTGAAAATGTTAGAGTGCGGCGTTATTTCTATCCAAGCTGTCACCGGATGGAACCATACCGCTCATATTATCCGACTGCGGGTTTACTATTACCTGAGACAGAGAAACTTTCTGAACGTGTACTGTGCTTGCCTACTGGATCAGCTGTTCGACCCGAAGACATAAAAGAAATCTGTCAAATTATTGGATTTGCTGTGGAACATGGTGATGAAATAAGCTCAAGGTTAACGGAAAGGCAGGAATGA
- a CDS encoding glycosyltransferase produces MNISIIVCTYNRVDSLNRTLQSIKAMTVSDDIEWELLIVDNNSTDNTRKVVDEFISTSGLNCRYILEENQGHSHARNRGINESCGEIIAYTDDDVIVDKYWLQNIDNVFKENSISCVGGKILPIWEISCPEWLDNNHDFYGNLALLDYGDSPFYLDKPKIWGANFVVKKIMFEKYGTFNTSLGRIFGKLCSFDETDFLQRLIENGEKILYTPNLIVHHCIPAKRMRKSYFRKWRFDNSEMSALLKGPCHDRNIIGVPLYMIRQTFIIFFQWIFTLPLSWSRHFRKELELFDKVGFISGCLKVKWSRKYKL; encoded by the coding sequence ATGAATATAAGCATAATCGTATGCACATATAATCGCGTTGATAGTTTAAATAGGACATTGCAGAGTATTAAAGCAATGACTGTATCAGATGATATAGAATGGGAATTGCTTATTGTTGACAATAATTCAACCGACAATACAAGAAAAGTTGTTGATGAATTTATAAGTACTTCCGGGTTAAATTGCAGGTATATTCTTGAGGAGAATCAAGGACACTCTCATGCAAGAAACAGAGGAATTAATGAATCTTGTGGCGAAATCATTGCCTATACGGATGATGACGTAATTGTTGACAAATACTGGTTGCAGAATATTGATAATGTTTTTAAAGAGAACAGCATTTCCTGTGTGGGTGGTAAGATATTGCCTATCTGGGAGATATCCTGTCCTGAATGGCTTGACAACAATCATGATTTTTATGGTAATTTAGCATTGCTCGATTACGGAGATAGCCCGTTTTATCTGGATAAACCGAAAATATGGGGAGCAAACTTTGTTGTCAAAAAGATAATGTTTGAAAAATATGGAACCTTTAACACCTCGCTGGGGAGGATATTCGGAAAGTTGTGCTCATTCGATGAAACAGATTTCCTCCAAAGATTGATTGAAAATGGAGAGAAGATTTTGTATACACCAAATTTAATTGTACATCACTGTATCCCTGCTAAACGTATGCGTAAATCTTACTTTCGCAAATGGCGATTTGATAATAGTGAGATGTCGGCACTTCTTAAGGGACCTTGCCATGATAGAAATATAATTGGAGTTCCTTTGTATATGATCAGGCAAACATTTATAATATTTTTTCAATGGATATTTACGCTTCCTCTTTCATGGTCAAGGCACTTCCGGAAAGAGTTAGAATTATTTGATAAAGTTGGTTTTATTTCCGGCTGTTTGAAGGTTAAGTGGAGCAGGAAATATAAATTATGA
- a CDS encoding sulfotransferase, producing the protein MKILTFSKKDYNKTILISSMGRSGSTLLNNLLNCNSDFRGIFEPFFPEKVALAKPFIYPLYIRPENKDRKYLVPARKILTGTVKNQWTEELNTNQSSKKLLIKDIRINLFLKWINTHFPNIEIILLMRNPFAVADSWINANFGDGSRSRSRIIAQKELINDFLQPFKHDYLAIDDAYLRAIFFWCIYYYVPLKQFNPKDISIICYENLITNLDEELRYIINNLHIEIDFKHANQVLNKPTHTTRKSSDLLKPSNTIRSWANLISNSTIDRGYEIMSLFNMENFYRNDGTPDKHAIVHYLQ; encoded by the coding sequence ATGAAAATACTCACATTCTCAAAGAAAGATTATAATAAAACTATTTTAATATCAAGTATGGGAAGAAGTGGCAGCACACTCTTAAATAATTTACTTAATTGTAACTCTGACTTTAGAGGGATTTTTGAACCATTTTTCCCTGAAAAAGTCGCACTTGCAAAACCATTTATTTATCCCTTATACATAAGACCTGAAAATAAAGACAGGAAATATTTAGTTCCAGCCAGAAAAATACTAACAGGAACTGTAAAAAATCAATGGACAGAAGAACTCAACACAAATCAATCATCAAAAAAATTATTAATTAAGGATATTAGGATTAATCTTTTTTTAAAATGGATAAACACTCACTTTCCGAATATAGAAATAATTTTACTTATGAGGAATCCATTTGCTGTAGCGGACTCATGGATAAATGCTAACTTTGGAGATGGTTCTCGTTCCAGATCTAGAATTATAGCGCAAAAAGAATTAATCAATGACTTCTTGCAACCATTTAAGCATGATTATCTTGCTATTGACGATGCATATTTAAGAGCGATTTTTTTTTGGTGTATTTATTATTATGTTCCATTGAAACAATTCAATCCGAAAGACATATCAATCATATGTTATGAAAACTTAATTACAAACTTAGACGAGGAATTGAGATATATTATAAATAACTTACATATAGAAATTGATTTCAAACATGCAAATCAAGTTCTAAATAAACCCACCCACACAACGAGAAAGAGCAGTGATTTATTAAAGCCTTCAAATACAATACGTTCATGGGCAAATCTGATAAGCAATTCAACTATTGACAGGGGTTATGAAATAATGAGTCTATTTAATATGGAGAATTTTTACAGGAACGACGGAACGCCTGACAAGCATGCAATTGTACATTATTTACAATAA
- a CDS encoding glycosyltransferase family 4 protein translates to MQKHQIPENEIDMVHGFVPGSVLSIKPDNAGQIRKLLDIPETAFIVGGSGMTTWAKGKTLFVQLAFDVIRRLQDRCVHFVWVGGGGRNGIDYYQIQHDINHAGLSERVHIIPHVSNPIDYYADFNVFAMISREDSYPLVNLEVAALGKPIICFDKAGGTPEFVEDDAGFVVPYLDIHAMADKVIILANDDGLRKKLGCRASEKVREKNDIEVCAPKILDIIDRFI, encoded by the coding sequence GTGCAAAAACACCAGATTCCGGAAAATGAAATAGATATGGTTCATGGATTTGTTCCAGGTTCAGTCTTAAGCATCAAACCGGATAATGCTGGTCAGATACGGAAATTACTTGATATTCCGGAAACCGCTTTTATTGTTGGCGGCTCCGGTATGACAACCTGGGCAAAAGGTAAGACACTTTTTGTTCAACTTGCATTTGATGTTATTAGAAGGCTTCAGGATAGGTGTGTACATTTTGTATGGGTGGGTGGGGGCGGGCGGAATGGTATCGATTACTACCAGATTCAGCACGACATCAATCACGCTGGTTTATCAGAGCGAGTACATATAATACCTCATGTGTCAAATCCCATTGATTACTACGCCGACTTTAATGTTTTTGCCATGATTTCACGTGAAGATTCATATCCATTAGTAAACCTTGAAGTTGCAGCCCTTGGAAAACCCATCATCTGCTTTGATAAAGCGGGAGGTACTCCTGAATTTGTTGAGGATGATGCAGGTTTTGTTGTGCCATATCTCGATATTCATGCAATGGCTGACAAAGTTATTATTCTGGCCAATGATGACGGATTAAGAAAAAAACTTGGATGCAGGGCTTCTGAAAAAGTTAGAGAGAAAAATGATATAGAAGTCTGTGCTCCAAAAATCCTAGATATTATTGATAGATTTATTTAA
- a CDS encoding sulfotransferase family protein: MDLTHSIIDKQFIFIIGSPKSGTSWLQMMVGAHPMVCTTVELTLFNNYTAPWIRAWDREASNIEKGRWYQGLPFLWTKDEFYDFLRAFLSRVYEKVVATNPQATHVLDKHPGYSMFVEDIYKLLPNAQFIHIIRDGRDVAMSMVAACREIGYGTSTIQGSAESWQNNVKAALNARQYGDHYLEVRYEDLLASGVKTLKTVFDFCGLPASNKEVSSIVEAHQFEKMKAKRQSADMRVKTNPAFYRKGKTDSWREDMRPIQKYVFDEVAGQCLCELGYAEDGWWAESLVQKFTLPLLAIITSRRNKQERVVRWIKVLLGTTICGYIKIMFSRNRRM; this comes from the coding sequence ATGGATTTAACACATTCCATTATAGATAAACAGTTTATATTTATCATCGGTTCTCCGAAAAGCGGTACGTCTTGGTTGCAGATGATGGTTGGTGCACACCCTATGGTATGTACAACAGTAGAATTGACATTGTTTAATAATTATACAGCACCTTGGATTCGTGCTTGGGATCGTGAAGCTTCAAATATCGAAAAAGGGCGATGGTATCAGGGGCTGCCATTTCTTTGGACGAAAGACGAATTCTACGATTTTCTTAGGGCCTTTCTTTCTCGGGTTTATGAAAAGGTTGTTGCTACTAACCCGCAGGCAACACATGTGCTTGATAAGCACCCTGGATATTCCATGTTTGTAGAAGACATTTACAAGCTTTTACCAAACGCACAGTTTATACACATCATCAGAGATGGACGTGACGTGGCTATGTCAATGGTGGCTGCTTGTAGGGAAATTGGGTATGGGACTTCTACTATTCAAGGGTCTGCTGAGAGTTGGCAGAATAATGTTAAGGCAGCACTAAACGCCAGGCAGTATGGTGATCACTACCTGGAGGTAAGATATGAAGATCTTTTGGCTTCTGGAGTAAAAACTCTCAAGACCGTATTTGATTTCTGTGGTTTGCCTGCAAGTAATAAGGAGGTATCCTCCATTGTTGAAGCTCATCAATTTGAAAAGATGAAGGCAAAGAGACAATCTGCCGATATGAGAGTTAAGACAAATCCGGCTTTTTATCGAAAAGGAAAAACTGATAGTTGGCGAGAAGATATGAGGCCAATACAAAAATATGTGTTTGATGAAGTTGCAGGTCAATGTTTGTGCGAACTTGGATATGCAGAGGATGGCTGGTGGGCTGAGTCCCTGGTCCAAAAATTTACGTTACCCCTGCTTGCTATTATTACGAGTCGTAGGAACAAACAAGAAAGAGTTGTTCGCTGGATAAAGGTCCTTTTAGGCACAACAATATGCGGATACATCAAAATAATGTTTTCAAGGAATAGAAGAATGTAA
- a CDS encoding WbqC family protein yields MKLAIMQPYLFPYVGYFQLINAVDTFVIYDDVNYIKQGWINRNYILINGKKHLISLGVNGASSFKLINEIKIGTNRDKLVKTIFQSYIKAPYFEEVFPVIKESLLFQDDNLAKYITNNLKKIADILNIKTEFIVSSGLENDKNLKGQDKVLDICKMLKTSTYINATGGYELYSREKFKKNHIDLYFIKAKKITYKQFNNDFVPNLSIIDLLMFNSRSEVQRLLNEYELV; encoded by the coding sequence ATGAAATTAGCAATTATGCAACCTTATCTCTTTCCGTACGTTGGATATTTCCAGCTTATAAATGCTGTTGATACTTTTGTTATTTATGATGATGTTAATTATATAAAACAGGGATGGATTAATAGAAATTATATTCTTATTAATGGCAAAAAACATTTAATTTCTTTGGGCGTTAATGGAGCAAGCAGTTTTAAGCTAATTAATGAAATTAAGATTGGAACTAATAGAGATAAATTAGTAAAAACAATATTTCAATCATACATAAAGGCTCCGTATTTTGAAGAAGTTTTTCCAGTTATAAAGGAGAGTTTACTTTTTCAAGATGATAATCTTGCGAAATATATAACCAATAATCTGAAAAAAATAGCAGATATTTTAAATATAAAAACTGAATTTATAGTTTCTTCTGGGTTAGAAAATGATAAAAATTTAAAAGGGCAAGATAAAGTCTTGGATATTTGTAAGATGCTAAAAACTAGTACTTACATTAATGCTACAGGTGGTTATGAGTTATATTCTAGAGAAAAATTTAAAAAAAATCATATCGATCTTTATTTTATTAAGGCAAAAAAAATAACTTATAAACAATTTAACAATGATTTTGTACCAAATTTATCAATTATAGATTTGCTGATGTTTAATTCAAGAAGTGAAGTACAAAGACTATTAAATGAATACGAGTTAGTTTGA
- a CDS encoding glycosyltransferase, with translation MKVSVCMLTYNHEKFISQAIESVLMQKTDFDYELLIGEDDSSDNTREIVKEYAEKYPDKIRLFLNDRRNVIFINGKPTGRWNFINNLKHASGEYVALLDGDDYWTDEYKLQKQVDYLDNNPEITICFHKLTMIFENGKKESEAYPSPQVKKSYTIEDLIKGNFIGSCSTMFRNGLILEFPDWFYQTPLGDWPLHILNAHHGKIGCITQDMGVYRIHSGGLWYSKGLAENYLGEIKSYRIFFKHLDRKYGELIKSGISHRYYLLYELYKQKNDRSGAVLYLFKCFKAYPGNPVLPYRKLIREVLDLFPPGVIKILTLLKKQLYLDR, from the coding sequence ATGAAAGTCAGTGTTTGTATGCTAACGTATAACCATGAGAAATTCATATCTCAGGCAATTGAAAGTGTACTGATGCAAAAAACTGATTTTGACTATGAATTGCTGATAGGAGAAGATGATTCATCAGACAATACCAGGGAGATTGTAAAAGAATATGCTGAAAAATACCCTGATAAAATTCGATTGTTTTTAAATGATAGAAGGAATGTTATCTTCATCAATGGAAAGCCCACAGGAAGGTGGAACTTCATTAATAACCTTAAACATGCAAGTGGAGAATATGTTGCTTTGCTTGATGGTGATGACTACTGGACAGATGAGTACAAGCTACAGAAACAGGTTGATTATTTGGATAATAACCCAGAAATTACAATTTGTTTCCATAAATTGACGATGATTTTTGAAAATGGAAAAAAAGAATCAGAAGCTTATCCTTCTCCCCAAGTAAAAAAAAGTTACACCATCGAAGACTTGATTAAAGGGAATTTCATTGGTTCATGCTCCACTATGTTTCGTAATGGCTTAATTCTTGAATTTCCAGACTGGTTTTATCAAACACCATTAGGTGATTGGCCATTACACATTCTAAATGCACACCATGGAAAAATTGGATGTATTACTCAAGATATGGGTGTTTACAGAATCCATAGTGGTGGTTTGTGGTATTCAAAAGGACTTGCCGAAAATTATTTAGGAGAAATCAAGTCATATAGAATTTTTTTTAAGCACCTTGATCGAAAATATGGAGAATTGATCAAATCTGGAATTTCTCATCGTTATTATTTGTTATATGAACTATACAAACAGAAGAACGACCGGTCAGGTGCCGTTTTATATCTTTTTAAATGTTTTAAGGCATATCCCGGTAATCCTGTTTTACCTTATCGTAAACTAATACGTGAAGTTTTAGATTTGTTTCCACCGGGAGTTATAAAGATATTGACTCTATTGAAAAAGCAGTTATACCTCGATCGTTAG
- a CDS encoding glycosyltransferase family 2 protein, which yields MDPQIKPLVSIAILTKNGGSDFESCLIAIYSQLTDFKFEVIIVDSGSTDGTLRYLNRYPVRLYKIKPYEFSFGPTRDYAFSLANGKYIVTLSQDVIPANREWLSKLVKPLIQSEADAVQGRTILPRDKTVFYWEKKGLFYFTSEGDEFIRNYGNIGVSFCSFAIKRNAWSKTRFGDAVMCEDKVIQRKLGDKGYKITNAKDSIAYHGHNYNLKSLINRCENEGLGWRYAGVRYPFSQMIGDVIQKRWVYKILIKGLLKREIKTLAETLFLLIRPISLFKGNRFNKVLKS from the coding sequence ATGGATCCACAAATTAAACCTCTGGTTTCTATAGCAATTCTAACTAAAAATGGCGGTAGTGACTTCGAATCATGTCTAATTGCAATTTACTCACAGCTAACTGATTTTAAATTTGAAGTTATAATCGTTGATTCCGGATCAACGGATGGTACACTTAGATATTTGAACAGATATCCTGTCAGACTATATAAGATAAAGCCATATGAATTCAGTTTTGGTCCAACCAGGGATTATGCCTTCAGCCTCGCAAATGGTAAATACATTGTAACTCTATCACAGGATGTTATTCCCGCAAATAGAGAATGGTTAAGTAAACTTGTTAAACCGTTAATCCAGAGTGAAGCAGATGCTGTCCAGGGAAGAACAATTCTTCCACGTGATAAAACAGTTTTCTACTGGGAAAAAAAAGGGTTATTTTATTTTACCAGTGAAGGGGATGAGTTTATTAGAAACTACGGGAATATAGGTGTATCTTTCTGTAGCTTTGCTATCAAACGTAACGCATGGTCGAAAACTCGTTTTGGTGATGCCGTGATGTGTGAAGATAAGGTTATACAAAGAAAATTAGGTGATAAAGGTTACAAAATAACAAATGCGAAGGATTCAATAGCTTATCATGGCCACAATTATAACTTGAAATCTCTAATAAATCGTTGTGAAAATGAGGGTCTTGGCTGGAGATATGCGGGAGTAAGATACCCGTTTTCCCAGATGATTGGCGACGTAATACAAAAGAGATGGGTTTATAAGATTTTGATAAAAGGTTTGTTAAAGAGAGAGATAAAAACCCTAGCGGAAACCTTGTTTTTGCTGATACGACCAATATCTTTATTTAAAGGAAATAGATTTAATAAAGTTCTTAAGTCATGA